The following is a genomic window from Anopheles aquasalis chromosome 3, idAnoAquaMG_Q_19, whole genome shotgun sequence.
GTTTCTCGCGATAGTCCTATCGcaacataaacacaaacaccagtaAACTGCTCAGTGTTGTCTCGCTCACTCCACCCCCCGTTCCCTCTCGCGCTGCAATGGTCGTCTCTCTCGGGCAGCGgcatctctctcactcgctctcatGGTGTTGGCTCTCCGCAAACATGATATTGTTCTTGGTGGTGCCTGCgtatcgaccgaccgatcatGCTGGTGCGGTACGTGATCTTGGGCAACTGCTGTTCAGAACGGCACATTTTCAAACTAGCTTCCGTACGGAGAGGAATCGTCCGTATGCGCGCTCGCCCGAGAACTAGTGCTCAGTTTTCGATCGTTTCCGGGGTGCATCTGATAGCGGTAGCCGATAGTAGATTAGTGTATGCTGTCGCTAtaatcgaaagagagagtgctGTGTGAGAGCACGTGAAAGCGTTCAACCACCTGCCCAGAAGGAGATTCTACAAGGAAccataaataaacaaaacaccgGTGGGGGTCATAAAAAGGGGGAGACCCACACGCACACTTCCTGCGCGCTTACAAGATCGCGTGTACAGTGTTTCGCTCGCCAGAGGTTTTCCTATAGCGGACCGTTTCACACACCATCAGAGAAGCGTGTTGGGGCCAGGAGATGCGCATGTCCCGGAGTGGCCACCCATCGGATCAGCTGTCAAAACCACGGTCGGTCCGTTGTCCGTTTCGGCggcggcgagcagcagcagcttcagccgaacagcagcagcaccacccgtGCGCCCGTCCGTTCTCCCTGccacaccatcatccgcgTTATCCACTTCGAATCCGCGGTTGCAAGGCCTTCGCTGTCGTGGTGCGTTGTCAGTGTGCAAACGGAAGCGGACCAGAGTGAACCCGGGTACTCCGTTCCGCTAGGCATAGGTCCTTTGAATCCTTCGTCCTTTCATCGTCGCATTATTGTGTTCTGCAAAATTGTGTTCGGAATGTTCGCTAGTTCAGCGCAACGGtaactagaaaaaaaaaaccgaccatTATGTAGGAAAAGGATACGACCGACGCAATTCTGCAGCACACAGCAGGATACTGAAGGATCAAAATGCACACTGATCCATGACCACACATCGATACCGCTTAGGTAAGTTGTTTCAACGAAAGTCCAACCCAAAAAACCGATGGCAGCGGGCGATGGAACATGGAATCCTTTTCatggaaagcaaaaatgaaaaatcgattttctcgTTACATCCAACTCACGAACACGAGAAACCATGTAACGGAGGATACTCCCCAAAGGGGAGCATTTGTAACAGAACAAGTGAACTGTATGGTGAGTGTGGTAGGGACCTCGGCCTTCGGTAAAAATCGGCTTTTCCTCTGATTAGTCCCAGCACATTGTGCCGTCGGTGCGGTCTTCGTCACGTTCCGTGTTCGGATGCGCGGACTCGGTTACGCGAAAGACTACTAAAGTAGGTCACACCTACCTCCCCTCGAAGCGAGCATGGCAGACGAGTCCGCGATGTTCGGATCCGGTGCAAATCCCGGTGTGTTTGGGTTTTCACATCACGCCGACGCACGGCCGCCATCCATCGAAAAGTTCTGAAGTCTCCCCCTCGTTCCCAACCTAGGTTTTGGGAATCCTACCTCAACCCTCAGAACGTTACAAACGTTTCGCGCTGGACATTCGACGAGGGAGGTGGCAGAGAGTGATCATAAAACATTGTACGGCCGGCGGGCGTGCGTGACGAAACGTGCGGGGCAAACCGAGTGCTTGCAACATAATGACTCTCCTTGATGGTTCCTTCACTGACTCCTGGGTGAGTCAGGTTGCTTCAAGTGGGTATAGACTGGCTTGGCAGACCGATTTTTTAACGACCAAGAATCTCTCgacgcaaccaccaccaccagtggcactgaaaagaagcaaaaagaaaagaaaaagactgTTAGTTTTCTCAAATAAACACGCCCGCAAGCCAGCAccacggttcggttggtcTCGTCAAAGAAGACGGGTTCTCCTTAGTTTACTATGTTGTGCGCTTGAGGCATACACTTCCGTCTCTATGACAACACATGTGCGTGTTTCTCTGATTGGTACTGCTTCCTCCGATTACCCAACATCTGTTTTGAACGGATTTAACGCATTTTTGTGGTGTGGCCCCCGAGTTATGAAAAACTAGAATTTCAACTCACGATGAAGGCATGCGGTGGGGTATCATCTACGCCAAATTTAATTCTCTCTAACTTTCAATTTCGTTTGCTAAATTCTTTGGCTTGCTCAGTTCACGCGCGTTGCTTAAAACGAATGATCGCAGCCTCCCCAGGTTCGCGCGGTTCCACACCACGGTTGACCGAATGTTAATTTCTACCGCAAATAAGCGTGGAATAGTAGGCGCCCGTCGGTCCCAGCACTTTTGCAATATGCCAGCCATATGTGCCGTGGCCTGTGCCGAGGGGGTGGCCGTGTTCTCAAGTTGAATCAGCGAATCTGCTGCGGTACGACGCGGCCTGGACAGATGGATTTCTGATACAACCTTTCTTCATTACGCGTGATcaccagccggccggctgcCGTCCTGGGTGTTCTAAATTTAGCGACAGTGTCCACGAGAAAATTCCCATACCGTGGAGACACCAAACGGTGAGGCAGCACATTATAATTGATACCATGTTCATGCGTGCTGTTATGGTTTAACAAGCCCTTTATTAaggcatttttgttttgccaatgGTGTAATGTAAGCGATCACCATGCATTTAAACTGTTATCAATTTAATGGTTTAATAATAATTTGGATAACTGACCTGCGTCATCGCTTTTCAGTCTCATGTTGCAACGGAAAACTAAAGAATACTTTCCAATTCCCTATCCCTATACGCATCATTCGTTGTTTACAAAGTGACAATCATTAAACCCAACGCCACTTGAGTTTGAGGGGCCATTAGCAGCTATAGCTTCAGCTGAAGTGGAACCGCGTGAGCGAAGATTTGTAAACATGATATCCTTCTTGGTttgggatgatttttttttgtgtactcGGTGCGCATGCCTCTGACCGTTTGTTGCTTCTGTACGAATGCAAACGAACCATTGAATTGATGGATCTTCGATGGAAGCACGTGTAACATGAGTAAAGTGTCGTGCTCCGAAATCACCAAACTACAATGTGGCACTTAGTCATACACTGAATGTACCAGTTGACGCACGAAATTGGTTTCGTCCACAGAGCCGAagaatgtgtttttcttttctccctgATGCAGCGGCAGACGATAGGCAAGAATCAAAGATACAGGTCCATGGAAATCTACTACCAAGTGGAAGGTTATTCAGGGGAAATGCCTGTAGCATGACTCACCGGTGCGAATAGAGAAagtgcttcgcttcgctctacGCTTGATTCGTCGTGGCAGAGAATTTATCCCAAACGCCACAAAGAGCGTGCGCAAGTGCATTCTTTGAATTCGATTTGCAATCCTTGCCGCGAATGCACATAGACACATGTAACCGATGATCGCCACCCAGGGGGGCGGCAGTTGTTGCAGTGCAGCGTTCCGTGCAGCGCAAGGCAGTGCTCTGGCGGCGGGGACCTTGACATaaaacattattattatttttagattATGCACCCTTTGGCGTGCGCCTGGTCTGCTCTGCTGGTCACCGGCTGGAACCTTGATGATGAGGAGCCGCAACACGCTGGCAGTtaccaacccccgggggggtcctttcagttcagttccgTCGTCTTACCGAACCCCCCGGAATGTGTCCTTGTGTTCTTATCGATTGCCATCGGAAAAGGTCGACAGCTTTTCTCCGTTTTGCATATTGAACACAAGACACGGTAGACAGCCAGGCTGTCAAGCGAATTTGCGGCGGAAGTGACGGGTTCACCGTTGGCGGCTTCCGGCCCTCTCCGGGCCCACCCGgggttcgtcctttttttccgtcGGCTGCGGGTTTTTGATATCCGTCTGCCCTTCGTGTTAACAAAAGTGGCATCGAACATGCGCGCACCCTTCAACCAGAGAGGCTTCAACCGGCGACCGCTATTTGTGGTGGCGGaagcgccatgccatgccaggccatGCAATGCATCGATGCTAATACGCCAGTGTCCATGATATTGAACTTCAAGCCCCAGAAAAACCCTTGAGTTGGGGCTGCACGCGAAACCGTCCCCTCCGGAGCACCCACCAATCCGCCCGAGTCCGTGCTAATCGATGACCAACAGACCGTTACGTACTGCCGGCGGAAGAACGAAGCTGCTTTCAATGGCGGAGGGCTATTTGTTAGCAATATTTTTTAACGCCACAATTCCCTATTTCGGTGATTCATTTCGAGCGTCCAAAGCCTCAATACGGAACTCTAGGATGGTTCTGTTCTTATCACCTCAGTTGAGGTCTCTACTGTACCGTGTTTGCATAAAccaacgttcgttcgtccctTGTGGAGCACCAAGTAACcatcgattcggttcggttcggttcatcgTCACCACGGGCAACGTGCGTACTTACAGCAGATGcgcattgctgctgttgtttgcgtTATGATAATTGCTCATATGGAACCGATTCCACATGCTGCGGATGCACCCATAACGATCGTCGtgtgcgtttttgtgtgtccATGGCGGTGCGAAGGTGCGCATCTTGTTAACACCTCTGTGACAGGCAAGCAATTCATATTTAGTCGCATGCCCCAGCGCGCACACTTTACGCACGCGAGAACGCCGTGTTGGTGCCGCTTGCACTACCTTAAACAGAGCTCGCAGTAgtctggcgctgctgctgctgctgctacttgcgCTTTAATGGCCGATTATACCGTcggaatttttaattaatattcGGAGTCCATTGCCCATCCATAGGCCATGCATTTTTGTAACCTAGATTACCCCGTGGAAGCACTTACGCCCCTAGTGCTACGTTGTTTTGGGACAGCGACGGCTAAGTAACAAAACTGCAGTAGCACCAGAGTGCACCGAGTACCATTCACTCCACGGTACAAAATGCGGGCTACAAATTTTCCAATGTTCTTACCACTTAATATCCGGCAATATTAAAACGGACCGATGGACCAACAGGCGGCAAGTACCAGCATGAGAAAGCATATGCTAGAAGTCCCGCTCCGTTTTAATTCGAAAATTCGCGAAAAGATTCCTCTGCCCGTGCCAGCATGATTCAATTGTCCAGTCGCAGTCGGAGACTTTACTAGCGAATGGAACCCTTGTTCGTTCTAaaagaggaaacgaaaaagagaTTAAACCGCCACTAGTTAATTGTTGAACAGCATCGCTCGTACAGAATGTTGGCCGTAGCCTGGGCGCCAAGCCAAGTAGCTTGGCCGTGCTGTTTGATCTTTATTTAGATAGCGATGAACTTGGGGTAGTGGCGTGCCGCGGCACCAGTCTCATCGTGTCCAGCGACCCAGAAATGGGGTGGAGTAACCGATACGGCGGTGGTTTCCGAATGATAAACAAACATCTTACAAGGTTGCGCTTAGAGCTTCCGCTTACACCTTCTTTTTTCGGTTACCCGGCCCgagtgaatgaaaaaaaccgCTTATCTTAAACGCTATGCTGAAGATTGCAGAAGATATGCGCATTATTGATGTACTTTGCACATGCACAGTTCTTTATTCAAATGTAAAGTGTTCCCGCACAAAGCATCTCAGTATTTCAACTGTTCAATTATGTTGTACAAAGTGCTACGATACTTTAAAAACtagaatgataaaaaaaatcgcttttCGCTTGGCGATAATGGTGTAGCAGCAATGTGGCTCTGCTGGCAATTGACTTGTTTGGATGCTTCACTACCAACAAATGGAGTTTTAATGTGCCAACTGTTTGAGGTGTTTCGGTATTAAAACAGTAATCTGCTATCCATAGCACCAATCCAAATGTCCAGTAGAAAAGCACATGTTAGCGAACCACTGAAAAGGAATCGACTTCATGCGGTGCCTTGTTGGACATTGTTGATTGGCGTAGTTTGCACTGAGTAGCTGACACACTGAGTAGATTGTTGATTGGCGCTGACTGGTTGTAATCAGGCGGCCTGTGGGCATATTTAGCAGAAGATCATTAAAAACCAATAGTCCACCGCGACCCCCTGCGCTCACTCTGATGGTTCTGCGATCGCTACGAAGGTGCTTGTTAACACTGGTCACACTAGCACATGGCAGGGCAAGAAACAATATTACACATTGTGTTTCCCTTGGCCCAAAAGCCATCGGAGTGTGCAAAATTAAATCATCTCCCAATCGCTCTGCCTCGCTCACTCTCATGGCTTGCATTGTGAGGTGGAGGTTGGTGCTTCCGTCACCTCATATGTTCAGAACAGTTTGTTCGAAACGACAACGTGAGTAACGACACTCAACAATGAGAGCCGGCGTAGCGgcacagcacacatacaactcttgcttttatgcttccacATTTGCATTGCCTAGCACCTCCGTTGGCCAAGGATCCGAGTACACTGTGCGCTGTTGCGTGTGCTTTGAACGTTCTGTGAGAAACACACAGGAATGACTTGTTCTTACACCCCACGCCCGCTCGATCACACATTGATGATCGTTGGTGTGACATCATGGCATGTAGTTAGTTTATGATATTTATGCATTCTTCTTCGTGATCACTGCTTGCTTCTTATCCCCACCCCCGGGACCTCTTGCCCATAAAAGCATGCACACGGTCACTTCCGGTCTGGAGTATCTGCAGCCTTTCGCACAAGCAGCGCCGCAGCAGTGGAGAGCGGTGGCTGATAAACCAGACCAACCCATaaccgttgccgctgccgctgccgccgccagtCACCAATATCATCAGAAGTTTATTTACGATTTCTCGTCGACTGGCGAGACGTTTGTaattgagggggggggggggggggtagtcgTTGGGACCGGCGAGGCTTTATGACTCCTAACCAGACTGAGGGTGGCACTAGAACGCTCGCGTATGAGCCATGTGCACCATCATTGCTGTGCGATGGACGGATTTTTCGGCCAGCCTTCACGGTGGTGAACCGAGTAATAAAtggattaaattaaaatcaaagtCGAATGACGCTTTCTGCTACCCAAACGACGAGGTGTTGAGGATTAAGCTAATTTATTGGCCCCAGGGCAAATCGCCGGGAACCGAACGAGCTGGCTAATTGCTCGATTGCTGATCGACGATCAATCACTTAATATCCAGAATCAGATTTGAAGTTGCTGCTACTTATCACAAGATTACACTGCTATTATACGGTCGCGTAACACTTTATCTTTTTCCAATTAGTCACATGATATGGCCAAACTACTCTATCTCAGCTGTTTAGGTGGTTCAATCAATCATAGTGACGCTGGCTTTCGAATAGCTTATTGCTTGCACCGATTGCGTCTTTCATTTCCGGAGTTTCCGAACGATTTTTGGCGCAAATTTAATCCAATTGATCCCCAGGAAGAACTTTTAATTCTTGGTCCATGTCGGTAAAATAttatcagcagcaaaaagctTCAGATCGTGTGCGTCCACCAATGAAAGACAAAGCCAAAAGGAACTCGTGTCTGTGCTACACTTCGTTGGGTCGGCTCCAGGTCACATGTAAACATACACCATTAGGGCAATATTGAATATGTGGTAACGTTGTCTCGGAAAGCACATGACGCTTCATTACCAGACAGAAAACCCAGCATCAACAAATTAGACAGAGGTCGAGCCGGCCAGCTGCATGCGCCTGtaagctcctcctccttctcctcgaagCCCACAATCGGTGAGCAATCAAATGGCACAAGATAAGAAACCAATCGTGGCGACGCTAGTCCCCCGCAAGTCGGCCACCGATGTGCGTTGGTTTAATGAGGTGGCTGGAAATTAAATGATCAACATTTTAATCTCGATACCACCAGGCGCATCATTCGGGCGCCCTTTTACACCAGCTCGTTGTTTGCTCTTGTTTGCCCGGGGTGTCGGAAGCGGACGTCGCTTTTGGGTTATCAAATTGCTaacacagcaccaccggctgcaACATTAAAGTGTGGCCACTACCAGAGCCGATCTGTTATCGATCACTAGAAATGGATTACCGCGACTGCGATGCGACCCTCCTGGTGGTTAGTTATGGTGGCAGAGTTCCAATTTATTAAGAACTACATAAGCCTAACGGACTAACCCGGATGAATCACTGACCTCCGCTACGTATCTCGCGCATGGTTGGTGGGGAGGGTATCCGTCTTATCAGTTCCTTGGCCTAGCCAACCAACGGAACCACGCTGGCGCCCTTGCCCATTCATACCTGATCTGTTTTACTGCTTTTTACGTTTTCCAGTGTGATAATCAATATCGAGtccgcgcagcagcagcagcagtagcacgcGATATTCGGGAACGCGAGCAACAGCGTGTCGTCGTTAGTCTACGCGCCGTCACACCGGAGTGTGGAAGGCACTAGGAGCAGCACTCTTCCGCTAGCGCTAGAAGATGGTACTACCGTTCAACACAACCGAGGCCAATTCGGGCCGTGCTGCGACCGTCGCGATAACCGCCGCGGTACAGCCTACCGCGCCATCGATGGCCGCCCTACTCGCCCCGCTGGAAACGGTCCGAAGTAGAACgcttgactttagcaatccgatggccaccggtacaTCGCCAGTGGACTACGAGCAGTTTGTGGATTTCCTGCTGCTCGGCAACAAGGAGAACTATCTGGTCCGGGCCGAGCGAAAGGCCATCCTGGACTCGAACACCGTCCTAGCGCAGCTCGTAAGCACCAGTGGCACCGGCAAATCCGTTGTGCGTGATGTGGATCGCACGAATTTCGAGCTTTTCGTACGGTAAGTACAGCTTACCCGGAGCGTTCCGGGCGTGATTTGTTTGACTAGCGAGACCACGCCACGCACGCCAGGCAGAAGAAGTGACGCCGGTGATGAAGATTAGATGCGATAACGTTCGGTTatgcagccaccaccatgcaACCCATGCAGCTATGTTGGCATTTTCGCAATATATCGCAAGATGCCTCCAACCCTCCATGACTGTGCGCGGCACCTACCTCCTCTTATCGCATGCTCCTCTACCGGGTGCACTCAGTACGAACGCAGCAACAGTGGCGGGCGCGGGGGGGTCGTCGTGGGTTGCTTCGATACTCCGACGATACTGTGCAATGGCGGTCATCatcacatcgtcgtcgtcgtcgtcgtcagtgaaTGTTCGGAATGTCCACCAAGTGTCTCCTTTCCATCCCTTTCCAatttgattgatcgatcgatcgatgttctTACCAAGCGGCCACATAAcacgattctctctctctctctctctctctctccccctccccccctctctctctctctctctctctgacactCTCTGCTCCGGTGCAGGTATCTCGAGACAAAGTTTATTAAATTCACTtcaccaacgcacacactggaGATGCTGGAGCTGGCCACACGCTACCAATGTCGCCAGCTCGAGATCCACTGCGTCAAGGAGCTGGACCTAAATCTGCAGACCGAGCACGTGCTCGAGGTGTACCGTGCGATCTGGTTCTACAACTCCATTGCCCCGCCAAAAGCTGCCCCACAGGAACGTACACCCCGACGCCGATGCTGTCCGACGGGGCGCCGAAAGGGCGACACGGAAACGGGCAACGGTCCAGTGACACCGGAGGAGTACTTTACGGCACTGCTCACCAACTGCCTGCAGCTGATCGATATGGCAGCGGAAGAGGTGCTAACGCAGGATGCCATGCTTTCACTGCGCTTTCCCGAGCTTGAGATGATTGTGCGACGCGACGCACTCCAGCTGTCCTCGGAAGCCGTACTGGTCGATTTGCTGGCCCGCTGGAGTCTGGAGGATTGCAAACGCAAAGGGGTGGATCCGACGGCCGAAAACCGACGTCGTGCCCTCGGGGCACTGTGCTACGCGCCTCGCTATCTCACAATGACACGCCAAGAGTTCGATAGTGCGAACGAGCGGATGGAGCTGCTCGATCCCGTCGAATCGCAGCTCGTCGGTGAGCTACTGTCGTCCGGCAATAGCAAGGGAGCAAGGACACGGCTGGCCGgtaatgctggtggtggtggtggtggtgatggtgcaggtAATCTTACGCCCGAACAGCAGGCGCTGGTCGCACGCTTTCAAGCACCACGGCCTGCTTTTCCCATGCTGCCAATTCATCTCAGCCAACGTAGCCATCCGCGCAACTATCCGAAAAAGATGCGTAAAGCGGCCGCCGATGCCGAGCGTGCGGAACGACGAAAGAGCGATGGGCTGCTGCTCAATTGCATCTCCGTGTTCGCGTGCATCTTCGGCTAGCGGTGCTGCCTGTAGGGTGGGTGGCAAGTACATGATGTGGATGTCCTCCCTTCCTACAGCGGCGATAGCGAGCAAAAGGCCATCCAATGACTTCTCAATCCAATaatctctctcactccacctccacctgCACAGCCTGCCGGCCGAATGCGCGTAAGCCACGTGGTTTGGACCAAGGGCAGCAGCACATGCGCGCCATATCTGTGTATTCCTGTTGTTTAAGCTAATTCTCTGTTAACGGCATAGACTCATCTGTTGCATTGCTAAGATTGATTAGCGTAAGTATAGAGCCAAAGTGCATCCAGTGGAGGAATTTCGTTTCGGTATCTCTTTCGGTACAAATTTGTTCTTTGTCACTCACGCTAGAAAGCCATAAATTATGGGCATTTCGCACAAAGCCTCACTTCATTGTGCGAAGGTCACACGACGTTTTGTTAAAGCTTTGGTACGTAATTTGTTAGGAAAATTTCGATTTGATAGTAGTTTTAATAACAATCTCAAATCAAGCCTTACGCCTGTTATCAACtgcccccaaaaacgaaacagcaTTACAATAGCGCAAGATGATGATTTCCGGAGTGACGACCCATCGGTGTTACCCATTATCACACCACGCGTGCCATCGATAGTCAAAGACgaatcaaacaacaaacagttTTATGTTAAAATATTGTTCAAAGCGTAGGTACACTATGTTGGAATGTTCTCTAGTACTCAGAATCGGATTATCAGCCAGGAACCGTACGGCTAGGAGTATTCTGTTGTGTTTAGGCGTTTGGTGTAAGTGGAAAGTGTAGCGAAAGCTTAGCTTGTATTACCTGAAAATATGCATAATGTTATCGAAGAGACATTAATGTTCAAATTCTATGTTCTGCGTTGCGTGCTTGTGCTTCTGCTGCGGCTATTATGAATTTGTCGTTCAGCTAGGGCATAAACCGGGACTAGTGTATCGTATAAT
Proteins encoded in this region:
- the LOC126578048 gene encoding uncharacterized protein LOC126578048, encoding MVLPFNTTEANSGRAATVAITAAVQPTAPSMAALLAPLETVRSRTLDFSNPMATGTSPVDYEQFVDFLLLGNKENYLVRAERKAILDSNTVLAQLVSTSGTGKSVVRDVDRTNFELFVRYLETKFIKFTSPTHTLEMLELATRYQCRQLEIHCVKELDLNLQTEHVLEVYRAIWFYNSIAPPKAAPQERTPRRRCCPTGRRKGDTETGNGPVTPEEYFTALLTNCLQLIDMAAEEVLTQDAMLSLRFPELEMIVRRDALQLSSEAVLVDLLARWSLEDCKRKGVDPTAENRRRALGALCYAPRYLTMTRQEFDSANERMELLDPVESQLVGELLSSGNSKGARTRLAGNAGGGGGGDGAGNLTPEQQALVARFQAPRPAFPMLPIHLSQRSHPRNYPKKMRKAAADAERAERRKSDGLLLNCISVFACIFG